Genomic segment of Amphibacillus xylanus NBRC 15112:
TATGTTAATTTATCCAGTGTTAGGTGGTGGTGCACCATCAATATGGCGTGCATCATTAGTGATGATCTTTAATTATTTGGCATGGTATCAACGAGAACGGGCTATCTCACTTGATTTTCTAAGTATATCCTTTGTTCTGCTCCTATTTTTAAACCCGGAATGGATTTTTCACCTCGGTTTTCAATTTTCTTACCTCATTTCATTTTCATTACTATTATCAAAACAAATTCTTACCAATCTAAAATCACGCTGGTCACAAATGTGGTTTGTTTCTGGATTGTGTATAACTGTTATTATTCCTATTCAATTAAATACATTTTATCTGTTTAACCCGATTAGTATTATTGTTAACTTAGCCGTGACTTTTTATTTTAGTACAATTTTTATACCGCTTATTTTTACAACATATATAGCTAGCTTGATCTTACAACCATTATTATTTGTTTTTGTAACATTGGTAAATCATGCACATAATATATTCTTAGTCTTTATTAAATTTTTTGATCACTTTTTCTACTATCCAATCGTAACAGGTCCACTTAAACCACTTTTAATCTTGCTCTTTTATCTTTGCTTAATTTACATTTTAGTTCATTTTGAGCAAAAGCAATTTAAACAAGTTCGTTATGGCTCTATGATGTTTATCACTATATTTATCGTACAACAAGCAATTCCTTATCTAAATCCAACTGGATCTGTCACTATGTTGGATATCGGACAGGCGAATGCGCTTGTTATTGAATTACCGTATCGTAGGGGAGTTATTTTGTACGACGTAGGATCTACATTAGCGGCGGATTTCAGCACGCCATCAGAACGTGCATATCAACAAATTATCAAACCATTTTTACATTACTCTGGAATTGATCATATTGATGCGATCATCTTGTCTCATGAAGATTATGATCATCTCGGCAGCTTACAGTATTTATTAGCTGATTTTACCGTAGATACAGTGATAACTTCTAATTACTTTCAATGGCCAGAAGGATTTGAGGAATTTATCGATGATGAACGAACTAGACATATGCGTGTTACTGTTGGGGAATCTTTTTCAATTGGAGGACAAACTTTTTATTGTCTAAGTCCTATTCGAGATTGGCAAAACCCTAACGATAATTCACTTGTTCTTGTTACGACATTTGGAGAAAATAGCTGGTTATTAACTGGAGATATATCAGAACAAGTTGAACTAAGTATTTTGCGTGATTATCCTGACTTATCAATTGATACTTTAATCGTTGCTCATCATGGTAGTCAAACTTCAACATCGCAACGTTTTTTAGAACAGATCAACCCACAACATGCGCTTATTCCTGTCGGCCGAAATAATTATTTCAAACATCCAAGTCAAACTGTCATTGATCGTTTAAATCAGTTAAAAATCGAGGTATATCGAACAGATCAAGACGGGGCGATTCAATTCATTTTCAAAAAACATCAAAAGGTAGGAACCTTTTCAACTCATTTACCATAAGCTATTAACAAATAAGTGATTGTAGTTATGATTACCTTAGTTAGCAACAGTTAACAGGCTTAATATTTGTCGCAATGGCTAAAGTAATGACATAGAGAGAAGAAGTACGAGCGAATATCGATTAATGGTCAGAACCTAGGTCTGGTCATTAATCGTTTATATAGATTTAGAAAGGGAGTAGGTTTTTCCCTTTCTTTTTTTCTTGTCAAAAGTTAAGTCAAGCTATACGATAGTAGGTAAGATTGTAATAACGGGGATGAGAGAATGAATTATATTGAAGCAATGAAAGCATTAAAAACTAAAGAAATCCCATCGGTAATATTAATTTACGGTGAAGAGCAGTTCTTAATTGAATCAGCAATTAATCAAATTTCTGACCGGATTTTTAACAAAGGCGATGCAGAGGATACGCTAATTCAATATGACTTAGAAGAAACGACGATTGATGATGTTATTATGGAAGCAGAAACTTATCCTTTTTTCTCTGAGCAAAAAATTGTGATTGCCAAAAAAGCTTTTTTTCTAACTGCAAAACAAACTAAATCACAAGTTGAACATGACCTTAATCGGTTAATTGAATACATAGAACAACCTGTTGATTTTTCAACGTTAATAATAGTAGTGCCATATGAGAAGCTAGATGAAAGAAAAAAAGTTACAAAGCAATTGAAAAAACAAGCGATGACAATCAACTGTCAAGAAGTGAAAAGTTGGGAAATAGATCAGTGGCTTACTCATTTAGCGAAGCAATATCAAATCTATCTTGATAAATCAGCTGAACAAATTTTATT
This window contains:
- a CDS encoding DNA internalization-related competence protein ComEC/Rec2; this encodes MRGKGYLLVVSLLIGYYAANQLTFWPIVCLSWQLFLLIYYYRRRLRSYELIVLLLVALFFSQHFVHDPSDALPSLEGEVQLTGTVNKLIKSTENHTSFILQETKTNTHIQINVFTPLNSAPNQGAKCQIIGELQFPEHATNPGQFNYHDYLANQKIHYLMTINNEDQLACQGSSLVGRLSRIRDLQFEHVDQQFDLTISAWMKSLIFGDRSELDEQLELLFERWHLTHLLAISGLHVSIIVTILHVIFIYCCRFTKETTYQILIGFMLIYPVLGGGAPSIWRASLVMIFNYLAWYQRERAISLDFLSISFVLLLFLNPEWIFHLGFQFSYLISFSLLLSKQILTNLKSRWSQMWFVSGLCITVIIPIQLNTFYLFNPISIIVNLAVTFYFSTIFIPLIFTTYIASLILQPLLFVFVTLVNHAHNIFLVFIKFFDHFFYYPIVTGPLKPLLILLFYLCLIYILVHFEQKQFKQVRYGSMMFITIFIVQQAIPYLNPTGSVTMLDIGQANALVIELPYRRGVILYDVGSTLAADFSTPSERAYQQIIKPFLHYSGIDHIDAIILSHEDYDHLGSLQYLLADFTVDTVITSNYFQWPEGFEEFIDDERTRHMRVTVGESFSIGGQTFYCLSPIRDWQNPNDNSLVLVTTFGENSWLLTGDISEQVELSILRDYPDLSIDTLIVAHHGSQTSTSQRFLEQINPQHALIPVGRNNYFKHPSQTVIDRLNQLKIEVYRTDQDGAIQFIFKKHQKVGTFSTHLP
- the holA gene encoding DNA polymerase III subunit delta translates to MNYIEAMKALKTKEIPSVILIYGEEQFLIESAINQISDRIFNKGDAEDTLIQYDLEETTIDDVIMEAETYPFFSEQKIVIAKKAFFLTAKQTKSQVEHDLNRLIEYIEQPVDFSTLIIVVPYEKLDERKKVTKQLKKQAMTINCQEVKSWEIDQWLTHLAKQYQIYLDKSAEQILLNETGTNLGLLQSEIEKLALYVGENGQVTAEIARDLVSHQGQATGLNLVDMVISKDLTGAIKIYRDLMKLNEEPIALIGLLASQLRTIYQVKILRQKGYHQQQMARELKVHPYVVKMSLERERKFSLDMLYRCLTACSEIDQAIKIGKMEKELAFESLLYQLIST